A genomic region of Anaerotignum faecicola contains the following coding sequences:
- a CDS encoding UDP-glucose 6-dehydrogenase (catalyzes the formation of UDP-glucuronate from UDP-glucose), translated as MKITIAGMGYVGLANAVLLSQHNEVYTFDLIAEKVEMINLKKS; from the coding sequence ATGAAAATAACAATAGCTGGTATGGGTTATGTAGGTTTAGCTAACGCAGTATTATTATCACAGCATAATGAAGTATATACGTTCGACCTTATTGCCGAAAAAGTAGAAATGATCAATTTAAAAAAATCTC